In a single window of the Ruminococcus albus 7 = DSM 20455 genome:
- a CDS encoding AAA family ATPase, translating into MHNEMISNELIYMDRVQATETKWLWYPYIPFGKITVIQGDPGEGKTTLILNVAALLTQGMFPQSQEKCEPMNVIYQTAEDELSDTVKPRLLSAGADCSHIIVINESERNVTMSDKRLEAAIAHTGAKLVILDPLQAYIGAEVDMHRANEIRPVMSHLGAIAEKYGCAIVLIGHMNKAMGMKSTYRGLGSIDITAAARSVLIVARDKENPNFRMIAHTKSSLAPEGKTVAFELDPDRGFYFRGEYECNIDEILMGVGTKSKGRQAMELLQEELKNGEISQQIITAKAKFSNISKRTLDEAKKVLGVKSVKRSGQWYWSLPKAEQ; encoded by the coding sequence TTGCACAATGAAATGATATCCAACGAACTCATCTACATGGACAGAGTACAGGCTACGGAAACCAAGTGGCTGTGGTATCCCTACATACCCTTCGGGAAGATAACGGTCATACAGGGTGACCCGGGTGAGGGCAAGACGACACTGATACTGAATGTCGCCGCCCTGCTTACACAGGGTATGTTTCCGCAGTCGCAGGAGAAATGCGAGCCCATGAACGTAATCTACCAGACGGCTGAGGACGAACTTTCCGACACAGTCAAACCGAGACTTCTCAGTGCAGGTGCAGACTGCTCTCATATCATCGTGATAAACGAGAGCGAAAGGAACGTCACCATGTCGGACAAACGTCTTGAAGCAGCCATCGCACATACCGGAGCGAAGCTCGTTATCCTCGACCCTTTGCAGGCATATATCGGGGCGGAAGTTGATATGCACAGAGCCAATGAGATACGCCCCGTTATGAGTCACCTGGGAGCGATCGCAGAGAAGTACGGCTGTGCCATAGTGCTTATCGGTCACATGAACAAGGCAATGGGAATGAAGTCAACATACCGCGGGCTTGGCTCCATCGATATAACAGCCGCCGCACGAAGCGTACTGATAGTGGCAAGGGACAAGGAAAACCCGAATTTCAGAATGATCGCCCACACGAAAAGCAGTCTCGCCCCCGAGGGAAAAACAGTAGCCTTTGAGCTTGACCCTGACAGGGGTTTTTATTTCAGGGGCGAGTATGAGTGCAATATCGATGAGATACTTATGGGCGTAGGTACAAAGTCCAAGGGCAGACAGGCTATGGAGCTTCTGCAGGAGGAGCTGAAAAACGGCGAGATCTCACAGCAGATAATAACCGCCAAAGCGAAATTCTCAAATATCTCGAAGCGAACACTGGACGAAGCAAAGAAAGTCCTTGGTGTGAAGTCGGTCAAACGCAGCGGTCAGTGGTACTGGTCGCTGCCAAAAGCAGAACAGTAA
- a CDS encoding plasmid mobilization protein — MQKSKRDIFLKIRVTEEELEAFRRKFNNSGMKTFSGFLRAMILEGYIVRFNEDELREIYRLATNINGNINQILRHVDRDDNSFDSDIAEIKEKMYQIWQAMIYFQGKNLQLKH; from the coding sequence ATGCAGAAAAGCAAGCGTGATATTTTCCTGAAGATCAGAGTTACTGAAGAAGAACTTGAAGCGTTCAGACGCAAGTTCAATAACAGCGGAATGAAGACATTTTCCGGCTTCCTGAGAGCGATGATACTGGAGGGATATATCGTTCGTTTCAACGAAGATGAGCTTCGTGAAATTTATCGCCTGGCGACGAACATTAACGGCAATATAAATCAGATATTGCGTCACGTTGACCGTGATGATAATTCTTTTGACAGCGACATCGCAGAGATCAAAGAAAAGATGTATCAGATCTGGCAGGCGATGATCTATTTTCAGGGGAAGAATTTACAGTTGAAACACTGA
- a CDS encoding single-stranded DNA-binding protein produces the protein MLNKVMMSGRLLTELAVTIKDDLKYCIFSIAVEQTKRKGVDAVKTDTFTCIAFDDNASAVSFLYFKGGTITFVGSLRNAYDNTAVLIVEELHFKNKFDVKVDVNSDQIF, from the coding sequence ATGCTGAACAAAGTTATGATGTCAGGCAGACTTCTGACCGAGCTTGCGGTTACTATAAAAGATGACCTCAAATATTGTATATTCAGTATTGCTGTTGAGCAGACTAAGCGAAAAGGTGTTGATGCCGTCAAGACAGATACATTTACCTGCATCGCTTTTGATGACAATGCAAGTGCAGTGAGCTTTCTTTATTTCAAAGGCGGTACTATTACATTTGTTGGTTCGCTCAGGAATGCTTACGATAACACCGCTGTTCTCATAGTTGAGGAGCTGCACTTCAAAAATAAGTTTGATGTTAAGGTGGATGTTAATTCGGATCAGATTTTCTGA
- a CDS encoding ATP-binding protein, protein MKYENMPPYAPVLMESTRAIGYNLEAAVADIVDNSIAAMASEVNIFFSPYDAVPYVTFLDDGVGMNETEINNAMRYGSKSSLDERDRTDLGRFGLGLKTASLSQCRSLTVISKQNTRVEGRKWDLDSVYTSGEWSLIVLDESDIKSIPQYKQLESFSHGTLIIWEKLDRMLEGAASPEKLMNKKIDDVREHLALVFHRYISGESGIQKLKISINNFEIKAKDPFLIGRSTVFQHDEKLSIEGEQVLVSAYMLPHISKMTRAEKEALGGSEGLTKNQGFYVYRNKRLLVWGTWFRMHRKDELSKLARIRVDIPNSLDHLWTLDIRKSTAVPPDVIKRNLERIVERISNGSKRAWTFRGKREISDQGCHLWNKEQAREGVQYVLNRDHVFLKMLSESLDSDQKHILFSYLKLVEGNLPLNQLYVDLNNEERVNVRKEKDAEAEAMDFAKIILENIKDSSSRKEQIQLMLQTDPFCNYKSIVEMLTMEYEL, encoded by the coding sequence ATGAAATATGAAAATATGCCCCCTTATGCTCCAGTTTTAATGGAATCAACTAGAGCCATTGGTTATAATCTTGAAGCGGCTGTTGCAGATATTGTTGATAATAGCATAGCAGCTATGGCATCTGAAGTAAATATTTTTTTCTCACCATATGACGCTGTTCCTTATGTTACATTTTTAGATGACGGTGTTGGAATGAATGAGACGGAGATAAATAATGCAATGCGTTATGGAAGCAAGAGTTCTCTTGATGAACGTGATAGAACTGATCTGGGCAGATTTGGTTTGGGATTAAAAACAGCTTCACTTTCACAGTGCCGGTCGTTAACGGTTATTTCAAAGCAGAATACAAGAGTTGAAGGCAGAAAATGGGATCTTGACAGCGTTTATACCAGCGGTGAATGGTCACTTATTGTTTTAGATGAATCTGATATTAAATCTATTCCACAGTATAAACAACTGGAATCTTTTTCGCATGGTACTCTTATAATATGGGAAAAACTAGATAGAATGCTTGAAGGGGCTGCATCTCCCGAAAAGCTGATGAATAAAAAAATAGATGATGTCAGAGAGCATCTTGCCCTTGTTTTTCATCGATATATATCCGGAGAATCTGGTATTCAGAAGTTAAAAATTTCGATTAATAATTTTGAGATCAAAGCTAAAGATCCGTTTCTAATAGGCAGAAGTACTGTGTTTCAGCATGATGAAAAGCTTTCAATTGAAGGTGAACAGGTGCTGGTGTCGGCATATATGCTGCCGCATATCAGCAAAATGACCCGAGCGGAAAAAGAAGCTTTAGGTGGCAGTGAAGGGTTGACTAAGAACCAGGGTTTCTATGTTTATCGAAATAAACGCTTATTGGTATGGGGAACATGGTTTAGAATGCACAGAAAAGATGAGCTTTCTAAACTAGCGAGAATAAGAGTTGATATCCCTAATTCTCTTGATCACCTCTGGACCTTGGATATCAGGAAATCAACTGCAGTTCCACCCGATGTAATAAAACGTAATCTGGAAAGAATAGTGGAGAGAATTTCCAATGGAAGCAAACGTGCATGGACTTTTAGAGGCAAACGGGAAATAAGTGATCAGGGGTGTCATCTTTGGAATAAGGAACAAGCCCGAGAAGGTGTACAATATGTTCTCAACAGAGATCATGTTTTTTTGAAAATGCTTTCTGAGTCTTTGGATTCCGATCAGAAACACATTTTATTCAGTTACTTAAAGCTGGTTGAGGGAAACCTTCCTTTGAATCAGCTATATGTTGATCTCAACAATGAAGAAAGAGTCAATGTTCGCAAAGAAAAAGATGCAGAAGCTGAGGCAATGGATTTTGCAAAAATAATTCTTGAAAACATAAAAGACAGTTCGTCAAGAAAAGAGCAGATCCAACTTATGCTTCAAACTGATCCGTTCTGCAATTATAAAAGTATAGTCGAGATGCTTACTATGGAGTATGAATTATGA
- a CDS encoding Z1 domain-containing protein — MNDFEMFEKMVRVKIQDLAPNRTPMEEELKEACEFVKPMFPKISEQEIDNLIKKLQSVLDVDMDIGVYIESEYEPWLKDLKRKQSSNPDYWFYWNRYVKYLEEDMQRPSTIIASIDDVSDRIVDLAGNPKAEGALHRRGLIIGDVQSGKTANYIAIMNKAADVGYKVIVLLTGTIESLRRQTQERVDEGFIGRSSKAFLNKSRQTVKKGVGLKDARHFATGFTTESSDFRKATLQSMNVSLKNMTNEPVVLVLKKNARTLTNLIDWLGDNKSASGKIDLPLLLIDDEADNASINTKDDNSPTAINKNIRTLLNMFTSSSYIAVTATPFANIFILPEKTEEMENDDLFPSNYIYALDAPTNYIGCNEIFGDNAPFEKSLITIDDADACFPYKHKQHIPVETLPESLYEALRYFILANVVRDIRDDSSAHRSMLVNVSRFTAVQDKVSDRIKEWLFEIKRDIQSYCQMDEDAACQNPNISKLRDMWYKSDYPFFNNTSIPWNRVQKEFLMAAAQIEVRTINQRSSSKILDYAEYDDSGLRVIAVGGLSLSRGLTLEGLMVSYFHRNSQMYDTLMQMGRWFGYREGYKDLFRIWMPDDAIGWYSHITSASNELREEILRMNRIGAEPKDFGLKVRAHPTTLIITAKNKMKHSEKVERWITLDGEFFETPRFQPSIEVIRNNRKVTDEIVQKIITKCGEPVDSGNQPLFWNNVPSEIICEFLRRYNSHPMNMEANGNTLIKYINANSQFSTWDVLVTTNKNTKESHKICTCSIHPTKRPFADKPVKYSAYGTKLRIGTMGLTKHGLSESELKKAEVEFRELKRSEYEKKYGKDAKDKLSSMNFPDRAYLIKGRHPILVIHYLVPDLEKSTKILGFDMDKDLLVGYGMGFPRSAGSEPTSAVYYLNLVEQRKYMDVDDETEEDQFDDDDGDF, encoded by the coding sequence ATGAATGATTTTGAAATGTTTGAAAAAATGGTCAGAGTAAAAATACAGGATTTAGCGCCTAACCGTACACCTATGGAAGAGGAGCTGAAAGAAGCCTGTGAATTCGTAAAGCCTATGTTCCCAAAAATTTCAGAACAGGAAATTGATAATCTGATTAAAAAGCTGCAGTCAGTTCTTGATGTTGATATGGATATTGGAGTGTACATTGAAAGCGAGTATGAACCGTGGCTTAAGGATCTGAAAAGAAAACAAAGCTCAAATCCAGATTATTGGTTTTATTGGAATAGATATGTTAAGTATCTGGAAGAAGATATGCAGCGCCCGTCAACTATTATTGCGTCAATTGATGATGTTTCAGACCGAATAGTTGACTTGGCAGGTAATCCGAAGGCGGAAGGAGCACTTCATAGGCGCGGTCTCATAATAGGAGATGTTCAGTCAGGAAAGACTGCAAACTATATCGCAATAATGAATAAGGCTGCGGATGTTGGTTATAAGGTTATTGTCTTGCTTACCGGTACTATTGAAAGCCTGCGCCGACAGACACAAGAACGTGTTGATGAGGGTTTCATTGGACGAAGCAGTAAAGCTTTTTTGAATAAAAGCCGTCAAACTGTAAAAAAAGGAGTAGGTTTAAAGGATGCAAGGCATTTTGCTACAGGATTTACTACTGAGTCAAGTGACTTCAGGAAGGCAACTCTGCAAAGCATGAATGTAAGCCTGAAGAATATGACAAATGAACCGGTAGTGTTGGTTTTAAAGAAAAATGCCAGAACACTGACAAATCTTATTGATTGGCTTGGAGATAACAAATCTGCCAGCGGTAAGATTGATCTTCCTTTACTGCTGATTGATGATGAGGCAGATAATGCTTCAATCAACACTAAAGATGATAATAGCCCAACGGCAATCAACAAAAATATTAGAACGTTACTTAATATGTTTACATCAAGTTCCTACATTGCAGTAACAGCTACACCGTTTGCTAATATTTTTATTCTGCCGGAAAAAACCGAGGAGATGGAAAACGATGATCTGTTTCCTTCAAACTATATCTATGCTCTTGATGCACCGACAAATTATATAGGCTGCAATGAGATATTTGGAGATAATGCACCATTTGAAAAATCGCTGATAACCATTGATGATGCAGATGCGTGTTTCCCATATAAGCATAAACAGCATATTCCTGTTGAGACACTTCCGGAAAGTTTATATGAAGCTTTGAGATATTTCATTTTAGCAAATGTAGTTCGCGACATCAGAGATGATTCTAGTGCACATAGATCTATGCTTGTAAATGTCAGCAGGTTCACTGCTGTTCAGGATAAAGTAAGCGACAGAATTAAGGAATGGCTGTTTGAAATCAAACGTGATATTCAAAGCTATTGTCAAATGGATGAGGATGCAGCTTGTCAGAATCCTAATATAAGCAAATTGCGTGATATGTGGTATAAATCTGATTATCCATTCTTTAATAATACATCTATTCCTTGGAACAGGGTTCAGAAGGAATTTCTTATGGCTGCTGCACAAATAGAGGTTCGTACTATAAATCAAAGAAGCAGCAGCAAGATACTTGATTATGCAGAATATGATGACAGCGGATTGAGAGTTATTGCTGTCGGAGGACTCAGTTTATCAAGAGGATTGACTTTAGAAGGACTTATGGTAAGCTATTTCCACCGTAACAGCCAAATGTATGATACTCTCATGCAAATGGGGCGTTGGTTTGGTTATAGAGAAGGGTATAAAGACTTGTTCCGTATATGGATGCCTGATGATGCGATTGGTTGGTATTCGCACATCACAAGTGCATCAAATGAACTGCGTGAAGAGATACTCCGTATGAACAGAATAGGTGCGGAACCAAAGGATTTCGGATTAAAGGTTCGTGCTCATCCGACTACCCTTATCATTACCGCTAAGAATAAAATGAAGCATTCTGAAAAAGTGGAAAGATGGATTACACTTGACGGAGAATTCTTTGAGACTCCAAGATTCCAGCCAAGCATCGAAGTGATCAGGAACAATAGAAAAGTAACAGATGAAATTGTCCAAAAGATAATTACAAAATGTGGAGAACCTGTTGATTCTGGAAATCAGCCGCTGTTTTGGAATAATGTTCCGTCTGAAATCATCTGTGAGTTTTTAAGAAGATATAATTCTCATCCGATGAACATGGAGGCAAATGGCAACACATTAATAAAGTATATTAATGCAAACTCTCAATTCAGCACATGGGATGTTCTTGTTACTACTAATAAAAATACAAAAGAATCACATAAAATATGTACTTGTTCTATTCATCCGACAAAGCGTCCGTTTGCAGACAAGCCTGTTAAGTACAGTGCATACGGCACTAAATTGAGAATAGGAACAATGGGCTTGACGAAGCATGGTTTAAGTGAAAGTGAACTTAAAAAAGCAGAAGTGGAATTCAGAGAACTGAAACGTTCTGAATACGAGAAAAAATATGGCAAAGATGCAAAAGACAAGCTTAGCTCTATGAATTTCCCAGACAGAGCATATCTGATTAAAGGCAGACATCCTATTTTGGTAATACATTATCTTGTACCTGATTTGGAGAAAAGCACTAAGATATTAGGTTTCGATATGGATAAAGATCTGCTTGTTGGATATGGAATGGGTTTTCCGAGATCTGCTGGGTCCGAGCCAACTTCTGCTGTTTATTACCTGAACCTTGTAGAGCAGCGTAAATACATGGATGTGGATGATGAAACGGAGGAGGATCAGTTTGATGACGACGACGGAGATTTCTGA
- a CDS encoding PD-(D/E)XK motif protein, whose product MTTTEISDLWKVISVNTGVTTARRIDAEHPLDFFASYDEENRMQLLLISDILPVLPNSSKQILVRANPRNDGKFAICFSLTDSALKELFFSLTWDIMNCTYDISDRHVGINKAVSRFKKWQKMFAASKDKMSSTQVKGLIGELILLRDICIDKYGVKKAIEGWVGPLGTDQDFQFDDTWYEAKAVSASMDKVNISSFEQFESDKDGFLIVNRIENTSPLDPDSFTLKTLTQRIYDIISNDADLKSLFHMRLILYGYNETDDHYDESYKLIATEKYLVDEAFPKIIRSKLDASICDGSYEISIPAIQGWRIV is encoded by the coding sequence ATGACGACGACGGAGATTTCTGATCTTTGGAAAGTAATTAGTGTTAATACTGGAGTTACTACCGCAAGGCGAATTGATGCTGAGCATCCTTTGGATTTTTTTGCATCATATGACGAAGAAAACAGAATGCAGCTTCTGCTGATATCGGATATCCTTCCGGTCCTGCCTAATTCCAGCAAACAAATCTTAGTGCGTGCAAACCCGAGAAATGATGGCAAATTTGCAATTTGCTTTTCACTTACTGATTCTGCTTTGAAGGAGCTGTTTTTTTCACTAACTTGGGATATAATGAATTGTACTTATGATATCTCTGATCGTCATGTCGGAATTAATAAAGCTGTAAGCAGATTCAAAAAATGGCAAAAGATGTTTGCTGCTTCAAAGGATAAGATGTCAAGTACTCAAGTCAAGGGATTGATTGGAGAACTCATTTTACTTAGGGATATATGTATTGATAAATATGGCGTAAAGAAAGCTATTGAGGGCTGGGTTGGTCCGCTTGGAACTGATCAGGATTTTCAGTTCGATGATACGTGGTATGAAGCGAAAGCAGTGTCTGCCAGCATGGATAAAGTTAACATTTCATCTTTTGAACAGTTTGAAAGTGACAAGGACGGTTTTTTGATTGTTAACAGAATTGAAAATACATCACCTTTAGATCCGGATAGTTTTACACTTAAAACGTTAACTCAAAGAATATATGATATAATTAGTAACGATGCCGATCTTAAGTCATTATTCCATATGCGTCTTATATTGTATGGATATAATGAAACAGATGATCACTATGATGAAAGTTATAAACTCATAGCTACAGAAAAGTATTTGGTTGACGAAGCTTTTCCCAAAATAATAAGAAGCAAATTGGATGCATCAATCTGCGATGGAAGCTATGAGATAAGTATTCCAGCAATACAAGGCTGGAGAATCGTATGA
- a CDS encoding AIPR family protein, with product MQSFEEYRKEFLEDARSTEESEAIGTVASFVKICALKLFEGDVIPEYNPCYYSGYGYRNAIVNVDGYSYDEHDGSFYLLTALFSGSEQSETLLGSDAKTALDRCRAFASNSIEHELADKIEISTDAYDLASYIQEQAKYVSRFVIVLLTDKSLSARAVLTDNSDGKKKKSKRKGVLDAEPICDIDVEYRIWDMERFYRLFSASEGREEIEIDFNDYLEGGIPCLSANAGDSEDCKSYLCTVPGDVIADLYDQYGSRLLEGNVRSFLGKRGVNKNIRNTVLNEPERFFVYNNGLAATAVEADVENGKLLRAKDLQIVNGGQTTATLFSARKTSGADLSKVSVLMKLTQVNPESAAEIVPLISRSANSQNKVNPADFFSTHEYHIRLEQISRRKFAPAKDGAQHETHWFYERARGQYIQATMNMTKAEERKFAAQNPKDQIITKTDLAKVLNSWKGFPHIVSKGAESNFSEFAKQTEAMWETRKDDFNENYFQNAVSITIMYRSLDKQIPKQSWYGGGYKANIVTYSIALLQYLIKKWYSKQTINLQKIWQKQKCPDILMNQLLVIAKAVYYSITSDDRPVQNVTQWCKQEKCWEKIKTLEITPVEGFKTLLHGYEETETIKREAREIRKIEDTIDDQKAVLDLGEQYWIRLDNWLRKHPLANSYETAALHKAMKISQGQFPNERQCKLLMELRKKAVGEGFSPK from the coding sequence ATGCAGAGCTTTGAAGAATACCGTAAGGAGTTTCTTGAAGATGCCAGATCTACAGAAGAGAGTGAAGCCATAGGTACAGTTGCCAGCTTTGTTAAGATATGTGCGCTGAAACTCTTTGAAGGTGATGTAATTCCGGAATATAATCCCTGCTATTATAGTGGCTATGGATATAGAAATGCCATAGTTAATGTTGATGGTTATTCATATGATGAACATGACGGATCTTTTTATCTTCTCACGGCTTTGTTCTCGGGCAGTGAGCAGTCAGAAACTCTTTTGGGAAGTGATGCTAAAACCGCTCTTGACCGATGCAGAGCTTTTGCTTCAAACTCAATTGAACATGAGCTTGCAGATAAAATTGAAATAAGTACAGATGCTTATGATCTTGCTTCATACATACAGGAACAGGCAAAATATGTATCAAGATTTGTCATTGTTTTGCTGACAGATAAATCTTTGAGTGCTAGGGCAGTATTGACAGATAATTCTGATGGTAAAAAGAAAAAAAGCAAACGCAAAGGTGTATTGGATGCAGAGCCTATATGTGATATTGATGTTGAATACCGCATTTGGGATATGGAAAGATTTTATCGTCTTTTTTCTGCAAGCGAAGGCCGTGAAGAAATAGAAATTGATTTTAATGACTACCTTGAGGGTGGTATTCCCTGTCTGTCAGCTAATGCCGGAGACAGTGAAGACTGCAAGAGCTATTTATGTACTGTACCGGGCGATGTAATTGCTGATCTGTACGATCAGTATGGAAGCAGGCTTCTTGAAGGAAATGTCAGATCGTTTTTAGGTAAAAGAGGTGTAAATAAAAACATAAGAAATACTGTATTAAATGAACCAGAAAGGTTTTTTGTATATAACAATGGGCTTGCAGCGACTGCTGTTGAGGCTGATGTAGAAAATGGGAAACTGTTAAGAGCAAAAGATCTTCAGATAGTAAATGGAGGGCAAACAACAGCTACACTGTTTTCAGCAAGGAAAACCAGCGGAGCGGATCTGTCTAAGGTTTCTGTATTAATGAAATTAACACAGGTTAATCCTGAATCGGCTGCAGAAATTGTCCCGCTAATTTCAAGAAGTGCCAATAGTCAGAATAAGGTTAATCCGGCTGATTTCTTTTCCACTCATGAATACCATATTAGACTCGAACAAATTTCCAGAAGAAAATTTGCTCCTGCAAAAGATGGGGCACAGCATGAGACGCATTGGTTTTATGAACGTGCACGAGGTCAGTATATACAAGCAACAATGAATATGACAAAAGCTGAAGAACGAAAATTTGCAGCTCAGAATCCGAAGGATCAGATAATTACTAAAACAGACCTCGCTAAAGTACTGAATTCATGGAAAGGATTTCCACATATCGTCAGCAAGGGTGCCGAATCCAATTTTTCAGAATTTGCAAAACAAACTGAAGCCATGTGGGAAACACGCAAGGATGATTTTAATGAGAACTATTTTCAAAATGCTGTGTCAATAACCATAATGTATAGGTCTTTGGATAAACAGATACCGAAGCAATCTTGGTACGGCGGCGGATATAAAGCAAATATTGTCACATATTCGATTGCTTTGCTTCAATACTTGATAAAAAAATGGTATTCAAAGCAAACGATTAATTTACAAAAAATATGGCAAAAACAAAAATGCCCGGATATACTGATGAATCAGCTTTTGGTTATTGCAAAAGCGGTATATTATTCGATTACTTCAGATGATCGTCCAGTTCAAAACGTAACCCAATGGTGTAAACAAGAAAAATGCTGGGAAAAGATCAAGACTTTGGAAATAACTCCTGTTGAAGGCTTTAAAACCCTTCTTCATGGATACGAGGAAACAGAAACGATAAAAAGAGAAGCAAGAGAGATTAGAAAAATAGAAGATACGATCGATGATCAGAAAGCTGTGCTTGATTTAGGGGAACAGTATTGGATCAGGTTAGACAATTGGCTACGCAAGCATCCTCTTGCCAACAGTTATGAAACAGCTGCACTTCATAAAGCGATGAAGATTTCACAAGGTCAGTTTCCAAATGAGAGGCAGTGTAAACTTTTGATGGAATTAAGAAAAAAGGCTGTTGGTGAAGGCTTTTCGCCAAAATAA
- a CDS encoding DNA cytosine methyltransferase: MEKYKVVDLFAGAGGLSLGFVQTKKYEIKVAFENNPNMQKTYRRNHPKVDVRGDVCAADYSEIKRKYGTIDVVIGGPPCQGFSNANRQKNTAVSLNNKLVKQYVRAVIELSPNAFIMENVSMLKSEVHRFYLEKGDEELIKEYNIKVKMTPLKLVDSQYCFDGILDVINDQSSIEKFIWPERLYQEINVIYKITSNLSKLKTTLDKHKNTLLKLINEYEKANSLTGYIAECSNKAFETIRSYYENRIDCSNIKQGIESAIMLQRMLFKSLEIINNKILVDEYDTENGISANIRSMAVLDYIKAILESPKYGYKLNSNVLCAADYGAPQKRMRFVIMGIKSSISSIPTFPMPKFEEDEYRTVRDAISDIEDVEPVVNITDDVGIVLENKDLEGLAKKLRDSKKLYNHIITATTETAMKRFKVIGQGQNFHSLSDDLKSNTYTNPNRTQNTIYTRLKYDEPSGTVVNVRKSMWIHPTKDRALSIREAARLQTFPDSFVFCGSKDQQYQQVGNAVPPIMAKAIAMKLNRILEKSYGRQSHKRNKKL; this comes from the coding sequence ATGGAAAAATATAAGGTTGTAGATCTGTTTGCAGGTGCCGGCGGTCTAAGTTTGGGATTTGTTCAAACAAAAAAATATGAAATAAAGGTTGCATTTGAAAACAATCCTAATATGCAGAAGACCTATAGAAGGAATCATCCTAAAGTTGATGTCAGGGGGGATGTTTGTGCGGCAGATTACAGCGAAATAAAAAGAAAATACGGAACGATTGATGTTGTTATTGGCGGACCACCGTGTCAAGGTTTCTCAAATGCAAACAGACAGAAGAACACAGCTGTTAGCCTTAACAATAAACTGGTCAAGCAGTATGTTCGAGCTGTAATTGAGCTCAGCCCTAATGCATTTATCATGGAAAATGTTAGTATGCTTAAATCTGAGGTACATCGTTTTTATTTAGAAAAAGGCGATGAAGAATTAATCAAAGAATATAATATTAAGGTTAAAATGACTCCTCTCAAATTAGTGGATAGTCAATACTGTTTTGATGGAATTCTGGATGTCATAAATGATCAAAGCAGTATTGAGAAGTTTATTTGGCCGGAACGCTTATATCAAGAAATAAATGTTATATATAAAATAACATCAAACCTTTCTAAATTGAAAACAACATTAGATAAACATAAAAATACTTTGCTGAAGCTTATTAATGAATATGAAAAAGCAAACAGCTTGACTGGATATATTGCGGAATGTTCAAATAAGGCTTTTGAAACCATACGCAGCTATTATGAAAACAGGATTGATTGTTCTAATATAAAACAAGGAATAGAAAGCGCCATAATGCTTCAGAGGATGTTGTTTAAATCATTAGAAATAATAAACAATAAGATTCTCGTTGATGAATATGATACTGAAAATGGCATATCAGCCAATATACGATCAATGGCTGTACTGGATTACATAAAAGCAATACTTGAATCTCCCAAATATGGATATAAATTAAATAGTAATGTGTTATGTGCTGCTGATTACGGTGCTCCTCAGAAACGGATGCGATTTGTGATCATGGGAATCAAGTCAAGTATTTCGAGTATACCTACATTTCCAATGCCAAAGTTCGAAGAAGATGAATATAGAACAGTTAGAGATGCGATTTCGGATATTGAGGATGTTGAGCCTGTAGTAAACATTACTGATGATGTCGGAATAGTATTAGAGAATAAAGATCTTGAAGGATTAGCTAAAAAACTGAGAGATTCTAAGAAACTATACAATCATATCATAACAGCTACGACAGAAACGGCAATGAAAAGATTCAAAGTTATTGGTCAAGGACAGAATTTTCATTCATTGTCAGATGATCTTAAATCAAATACCTATACTAATCCCAACAGGACACAGAATACTATATATACAAGGCTTAAATATGACGAACCGTCAGGAACAGTAGTGAATGTGAGAAAGTCTATGTGGATTCATCCAACAAAAGATAGGGCATTGAGCATACGAGAGGCTGCAAGACTGCAGACATTTCCTGACAGTTTTGTCTTTTGCGGATCTAAAGACCAGCAGTATCAGCAAGTCGGCAATGCAGTTCCTCCTATAATGGCAAAAGCGATTGCAATGAAATTAAACAGGATATTGGAAAAGTCATATGGCAGACAATCACACAAAAGAAATAAGAAGTTATAA